One window from the genome of Crassostrea angulata isolate pt1a10 chromosome 2, ASM2561291v2, whole genome shotgun sequence encodes:
- the LOC128173457 gene encoding uncharacterized protein LOC128173457, which translates to MFNLLCFMYMYISIRMIFQDELNNSTHDDDGRDHDGELERRTNQQQGTELSVGAYVEILHGQETLKAVIVRPSSHPVGYWVCFFKKPTTKKPLLKLEEKEFFVFPNDLTTEIKEPRLEAFGSRIYYNFSD; encoded by the exons ATGTTTAATTTACTTtgctttatgtacatgtatataagcattCGAATGATTTTTCAGGACGAGCTGAATAACAGTACTCATGATGATGATGGACGTGATCATGATGGAGAATTGGAACGT AGGACAAACCAGCAGCAGGGCACAGAGTTATCTGTTGGTGCCTATGTGGAAATTTTGCATGGCCAGGAAACCTTAAAAGCTGTG attgtaAGGCCATCTTCACACCCAGTAGGATACTGGGTGTGCTTTTTCAAAAAACCAACAACTAAGAAACCTTTGTTGAAACTGGAGGAGaaggagttttttgtctttccTAATGATCTAACCACAGAAATCAAAGAACCCCGACTAGAGGCCTTTGGAAGCcgaatatattataattttagtGATTAA
- the LOC128171869 gene encoding uncharacterized protein LOC128171869, producing the protein MTMDVQSVSHVSAVNISEKHRRRGATKHCAYGLCKRDSRYMDRPGMESVYFIRFPQFHREPEKCTRLANACRREHFTALSVKKNTYICSLHFKGGRGPTEEYPDPIPATATKYELDKFVRSKKRPLMRKSLTRSPEPKRKKSDFVDKNFVEIKAAGVPPDMDHHITNHDAVQAAEALLMLQNSKK; encoded by the exons ATGACAATGGATGTGCAAAGTGTATCTCATGTATCAGCAGTTAATATTAGTGAAAAACACAGGCGTAGAGGTGCAACTAAGCATTGTGCTTATGGTCTATGTAAACGTGACTCTAGATACATGGATAGACCAGGTATGGAAAGCGTTTACTTTATTCGCTTTCCACAATTTCATCGGGAACCGGAGAAATGTACTCGATTGGCCAATGCATGTCGACGAGAGCACTTTACTGCTTTATCAGTAAAGAAGAATACTTACATATGTAGTTTGCATTTTAAGGGTGGTAGAGGCCCCACGGAAGAATATCCTGACCCAATTCCGGCAACAGCTACCAAATATGAG cTTGACAAATTTGTCAGAAGCAAAAAAAGGCCGTTAATGCGTAAAAGTTTGACAAGGTCCCCAGAACCCAAACGCAAGAAAAGTGATTTCGTGGATAAAAACTTTGTTGAAATCAAGGCTGCTGGTGTACCGCCGGATATGGATCATCACATTACTAATCATGATGCAGTCCAGGCAGCAGAGGCATTATTAATGTTGCagaattctaaaaaataa